Proteins found in one Alteromonas macleodii genomic segment:
- the ahpC gene encoding alkyl hydroperoxide reductase subunit C — protein MALINTAIKPFKATAFKDGEFVDVSSEDIKGKWAVFVFYPADFTFVCPTELGDIADKYEELQSRGVEVFSVSTDTHFTHKAWHDSSDTINKIKFAMIGDPTGEITRNFDCMRETMGLADRATFVVDPEGIVQAMEITSEGIGRDADDLVRKVKAAQYVANNPGEVCPAKWKEGEETLAPSLDLVGKI, from the coding sequence ATGGCATTGATTAATACTGCTATCAAACCTTTTAAAGCGACTGCATTTAAAGACGGCGAATTCGTAGACGTAAGCAGCGAAGACATCAAAGGTAAATGGGCAGTTTTCGTATTTTACCCAGCTGACTTCACATTTGTTTGCCCAACTGAGCTTGGTGACATCGCTGATAAGTACGAAGAACTTCAGTCTCGTGGCGTAGAAGTATTCTCAGTATCTACTGACACACACTTCACTCACAAAGCATGGCACGATTCTTCAGACACGATCAACAAGATCAAGTTTGCAATGATTGGCGACCCTACTGGCGAAATCACGCGTAACTTCGATTGTATGCGCGAAACTATGGGTCTTGCTGACCGTGCAACATTCGTTGTTGACCCAGAAGGTATCGTACAAGCAATGGAAATCACTTCTGAAGGTATTGGTCGTGACGCAGACGACCTAGTACGTAAAGTTAAAGCTGCTCAATACGTAGCAAACAACCCAGGTGAAGTTTGCCCAGCGAAATGGAAAGAAGGTGAAGAAACACTTGCTCCTTCTCTTGACCTAGTAGGCAAAATCTAA
- a CDS encoding demethoxyubiquinone hydroxylase family protein, with product MPFYTKLLGAKYTKQVDKELRASHAGETGAVWIYRGAMVAEFISSLFRISKSKDDSERFIREHLETERAHLAIFESEMPLFRGSFILPLWIAAGFITGFLPRLLGKNWFFYTIYCVEEFVDLHYDEQCKNMSALSIPPSNVIERFQHCQEEEQHHRDEALAMMTQQPSLPMRLWGRAVEKGSAFAVAVAKLI from the coding sequence ATGCCATTTTATACAAAGCTACTGGGGGCTAAATATACTAAGCAGGTAGATAAGGAACTACGAGCAAGTCATGCTGGCGAAACAGGTGCCGTCTGGATATACCGAGGGGCCATGGTTGCTGAATTTATCTCTAGCCTATTTCGCATTAGCAAAAGCAAAGACGACTCAGAACGCTTTATAAGAGAGCACCTTGAAACGGAGCGTGCGCACCTTGCTATTTTTGAAAGTGAAATGCCGCTGTTTAGGGGTAGCTTCATACTGCCACTATGGATAGCCGCGGGATTTATAACCGGCTTTCTGCCACGACTTTTGGGTAAAAACTGGTTTTTTTATACCATTTATTGTGTAGAGGAATTTGTTGATTTGCATTACGACGAGCAATGTAAAAACATGTCGGCATTATCTATCCCGCCATCAAACGTGATAGAAAGGTTTCAACACTGTCAGGAAGAAGAACAGCACCATAGAGACGAAGCGTTAGCAATGATGACACAGCAACCATCTTTACCAATGAGGCTGTGGGGGCGCGCAGTAGAAAAAGGGTCTGCGTTTGCAGTTGCTGTCGCCAAATTAATTTAG
- a CDS encoding ExeM/NucH family extracellular endonuclease — MRTSLTLLSAGIISALSSTAIQANDLVISGVIDGPLSGGVPKAVELFVVNDIADLSTYGIGAANNGGGTDGEEFTFPAGTSASAGTYIYVASEIDGFTAFFGSAPDYDTSELGINGDDAIELFKDGSVIDTFGDINTDGSGTAWEYLDGWAYRSSGQSANGGSFEASNWTYSGVDALDGSTTNTDAATPFPSGTFTTEGGGDDVVDVPEEPAVELGICGADATLISAIQGSESSSSEVGNSVIIEAIVTGTRADGFFVQEEASDYDVDDATSEGLFVDGSVDVATGNIVRLYGEVEENYGMTTLAMDSDVAALDCGTADAVAAVEIAMPYELDLESVEGMVVSVTDATVTSTNNLWRFGEIVVSDSIKRQPSDVAAPLSDAYTAAVEASETSLLTIEDNSSSQYPDALSFFPTFSYANAIRIGDSVSAAGPLNYSFGTYRINPSDIIEVTSTREANPVVTEGNLSIATFNVLNYFNGEVDANGDVTFDYDENRGADDAVAFELQQGRIVEAIVNLNADVVGLMEIENDGFGEDSAIQALVDAINAELGETEQYSFVATSDSSEIGTDAITVGLLYKASVVTPEGDAIIVDMPVQQIDEDSLAQMRPSLLQSFVHTESGKSFLVSVNHFKSKGSQCAEDIAEAPSEITTIQGSCNAFRVSAAVTLGNALSDENLPERKIILGDLNAYSAEDPVAVLTDYTPEDRGYTISTAVNTGMDDGASVEVESSFGYHNLAEEFDAEGFSYWFYGTEQVGSLDHVLASEAMLEDAIDGAHWNINSVEAYQLQYDQALRYYADEDGYAFTDVGPFRSSDHDPFVATFDLQADVVDDEEDDDDSSGGSMGGILALLAAAIGFRRRATVAKK, encoded by the coding sequence GTGAGAACATCATTAACTTTACTATCTGCAGGAATAATCTCTGCACTTTCTTCTACCGCTATTCAAGCCAACGATTTGGTTATAAGTGGTGTTATTGACGGGCCATTAAGTGGCGGTGTTCCAAAAGCTGTAGAACTTTTCGTGGTTAACGATATTGCAGACTTATCTACCTATGGTATTGGTGCAGCGAACAACGGTGGTGGTACAGATGGAGAGGAATTCACTTTCCCAGCTGGCACGTCTGCAAGCGCTGGCACTTATATCTACGTAGCATCAGAAATTGATGGATTTACCGCGTTTTTCGGTTCTGCACCAGACTACGATACATCGGAGTTAGGAATTAATGGTGACGATGCTATTGAGCTTTTCAAAGATGGTAGCGTTATCGATACGTTTGGTGATATTAACACCGACGGCAGCGGCACCGCATGGGAATACTTAGATGGTTGGGCATACCGTTCGTCTGGTCAATCGGCTAATGGCGGCAGTTTTGAAGCATCTAACTGGACTTACAGTGGCGTCGACGCACTTGACGGTTCAACTACAAACACAGATGCGGCGACTCCCTTCCCGTCCGGTACATTCACCACCGAAGGTGGCGGTGATGACGTTGTAGACGTACCAGAAGAGCCTGCTGTTGAGCTCGGCATTTGTGGCGCAGACGCAACACTTATCAGTGCTATTCAAGGCAGCGAAAGCAGTTCTTCTGAAGTAGGCAATAGCGTTATTATCGAAGCTATAGTTACTGGCACCCGTGCTGACGGCTTCTTTGTACAGGAAGAGGCGTCTGATTACGACGTTGACGATGCAACCTCTGAAGGTTTGTTCGTAGACGGCAGTGTTGATGTTGCCACCGGTAATATCGTTCGTCTTTATGGTGAAGTGGAAGAAAACTACGGCATGACAACCCTTGCCATGGATAGCGATGTTGCTGCACTTGATTGCGGCACCGCAGATGCTGTTGCGGCAGTAGAGATCGCTATGCCGTACGAACTTGACCTTGAATCGGTTGAAGGTATGGTTGTTAGCGTGACTGATGCGACAGTAACAAGCACAAACAACCTTTGGCGCTTCGGCGAAATCGTTGTTAGTGACTCGATTAAACGCCAACCAAGTGATGTGGCAGCGCCATTGTCAGATGCTTACACAGCGGCTGTTGAAGCAAGCGAAACAAGCCTGCTTACTATTGAAGATAACAGCAGTTCTCAGTACCCAGATGCACTGAGTTTCTTCCCTACTTTCAGCTACGCTAATGCTATTCGCATTGGTGATTCGGTTTCTGCTGCAGGTCCACTAAACTACAGCTTTGGTACTTACAGAATTAACCCTAGCGACATTATTGAAGTCACTTCAACACGTGAAGCAAACCCTGTTGTTACAGAAGGCAACTTATCAATTGCTACTTTCAACGTGCTGAATTACTTCAACGGTGAAGTGGACGCTAATGGCGATGTAACCTTCGACTATGATGAAAATCGCGGTGCGGACGATGCTGTGGCATTTGAACTACAGCAAGGTCGTATTGTAGAAGCCATTGTTAACTTAAACGCTGACGTTGTTGGGTTAATGGAAATCGAAAATGATGGTTTCGGTGAAGACAGCGCGATACAGGCTCTAGTTGATGCTATTAACGCAGAACTAGGTGAAACTGAGCAATATTCATTTGTTGCTACAAGCGATAGTAGCGAAATTGGCACAGATGCTATCACTGTAGGCCTTTTATACAAGGCTTCTGTAGTAACGCCAGAGGGCGACGCTATTATCGTTGATATGCCAGTACAACAAATTGACGAAGATAGTCTTGCACAAATGCGCCCTAGCCTTCTTCAATCTTTTGTTCACACAGAAAGTGGCAAGTCGTTCCTAGTTTCAGTTAACCACTTTAAGTCTAAGGGTTCGCAGTGCGCTGAAGACATTGCCGAAGCGCCGTCTGAAATTACTACAATTCAGGGTAGCTGTAACGCGTTTCGCGTATCGGCAGCGGTTACATTAGGTAATGCTTTGAGCGATGAAAATCTGCCTGAGCGTAAGATAATCTTAGGCGACTTAAACGCGTACAGTGCTGAAGATCCTGTGGCTGTACTTACCGACTATACACCTGAAGATCGCGGTTACACTATTTCCACTGCAGTAAATACAGGTATGGATGACGGTGCATCTGTGGAAGTTGAATCTAGCTTTGGCTATCACAATTTAGCTGAAGAGTTCGATGCAGAAGGCTTCTCATATTGGTTCTACGGTACCGAACAAGTAGGTAGTTTGGACCATGTTTTAGCAAGTGAAGCCATGCTTGAAGACGCTATTGATGGTGCACACTGGAATATCAACTCAGTTGAAGCCTACCAGCTACAGTACGACCAAGCGCTTCGTTATTATGCTGATGAAGACGGCTACGCGTTCACTGATGTGGGTCCATTCAGAAGTTCAGACCATGACCCGTTTGTTGCAACTTTCGATCTGCAAGCGGATGTAGTTGACGATGAAGAAGACGATGACGACAGCTCAGGTGGCTCAATGGGAGGAATTCTTGCTCTGTTAGCCGCAGCAATTGGCTTTCGCCGTCGTGCTACTGTTGCTAAAAAATAA
- a CDS encoding DUF2252 family protein, whose protein sequence is MTNTRIHLISEEIERIDNYKPSRSLPKHIKMATSPFVFYRGSAQLFYADIKAGLINFPKECDSIPLTSVMGDCHTSNFGFLTEEGSHGDTVIFSPNDFDDACVGKAHWDILRYLTSLRLAQLHCSGIVEGRYSGEGIDTTKPVVTHQQVISAQHAFIKHYVETCDRVVNNAKVMNEAIDYCPNAVPSKLTKLYKKAKARSAGGEEFTIKSALAKAVSFNGTRLGFKPNSDKFETLSEGEYKTLHEAFAPYMDDSIVDIVKRLNAGTGSVNMARYYFLVGPSKPHNEKSFAHCHIVEVKQQRNAAPLHYFPTVNPVNRLNAAHLTARCQRRMQRKPDLVLDEVKFKDAHYLIRSRHHAKVGVDPQDIAMGKKALNGGFEYFAQLCGYSLALAHCRGDRRSTRFAQSASNAFSQSRDLLVKIANLYADQVVDDHALFSRHLESN, encoded by the coding sequence ATGACAAATACCCGAATTCACCTTATTTCAGAAGAAATAGAGCGTATTGATAATTACAAACCATCGCGAAGCTTGCCAAAACATATAAAAATGGCTACCAGCCCGTTTGTATTTTATCGAGGCAGCGCTCAGTTATTCTACGCAGATATCAAAGCGGGTCTGATTAATTTCCCCAAAGAGTGTGATTCTATACCACTTACCAGCGTGATGGGCGACTGTCATACTTCCAATTTTGGTTTCCTTACCGAAGAAGGCTCTCACGGAGATACAGTAATCTTTTCTCCCAATGATTTTGATGATGCATGCGTGGGCAAAGCACATTGGGACATACTTCGCTACCTCACCTCATTGCGTCTTGCTCAACTGCACTGTAGCGGTATCGTGGAAGGTAGATATTCAGGGGAAGGCATAGATACCACTAAACCCGTAGTCACTCATCAGCAAGTTATTAGCGCGCAACACGCTTTTATTAAGCACTATGTGGAAACCTGCGACCGTGTAGTAAATAATGCTAAGGTGATGAACGAGGCAATAGACTATTGCCCTAATGCTGTGCCAAGTAAGCTTACAAAGCTTTATAAAAAGGCAAAAGCCCGTAGTGCGGGCGGCGAGGAGTTTACAATAAAAAGTGCGCTTGCCAAAGCGGTGAGTTTTAACGGCACGAGGCTGGGCTTTAAACCCAACAGTGATAAATTCGAAACCCTAAGCGAGGGGGAATATAAAACATTACACGAAGCGTTTGCTCCTTACATGGACGATTCTATCGTAGATATTGTTAAACGCCTGAACGCAGGGACCGGCTCCGTAAATATGGCGCGCTATTACTTTTTAGTCGGGCCGTCTAAACCACACAATGAAAAGAGTTTTGCGCATTGCCATATTGTAGAAGTTAAACAACAGCGTAATGCTGCACCTCTTCATTACTTCCCTACCGTTAACCCTGTCAACCGTCTGAACGCTGCCCACCTCACCGCACGTTGCCAACGACGAATGCAAAGAAAGCCTGACCTTGTTCTTGATGAGGTAAAATTCAAAGACGCTCATTACCTAATTCGCTCAAGACATCACGCTAAAGTGGGTGTGGACCCTCAAGATATTGCAATGGGCAAGAAGGCCCTTAACGGGGGCTTTGAATATTTTGCACAATTATGCGGTTATAGCTTGGCACTGGCTCATTGTCGTGGAGATAGAAGAAGCACGCGGTTTGCCCAATCAGCCTCAAATGCCTTTTCTCAATCAAGAGATTTGCTTGTGAAAATAGCAAATCTTTATGCAGATCAAGTCGTTGATGATCACGCTTTATTTTCCCGTCACCTCGAATCAAATTAA
- a CDS encoding TonB-dependent siderophore receptor — protein sequence MNKKLLSLAVTAVLVSYANAQEGDINAAQALQESGNEASTTEQIAVEKIEVLGTRSPFGATKSNTPIVELARTISIETALDLKQKGVLNLSQSATYMAGVTGESYGYATRVDSISSRGLSIPRYRDSIQELFGSYNSTRAEIYTMEQVELLKGPASVLYGQGSPGGIMNYVSKTPTLGKGSEVVLSYGSFDRAQIGLDVNGSLSEDDKWVGRFVGIYRNADSQVDYVSDDTQVLMPSLSFMPSDDTTLTLIGLFQDTDSDTAAQFIPVEGTLLPLADGTYLPDQDVYAGEPGFNKFDTTSNQVTLLGEHLIDDTTSLSFTALWRDGEADYHQAWPTFTGGTRYLNAFVGAPVAPTDTFVPRTFYQADNTFNQHAFDIRVNKPFATGSFEHELLAGVQYQNVKTDANSAYYAGGGVLQGDFRYILDLANPVYTGAPELAVFDSIYNDAPEQTVTDTGLYLSDQVTYKNWRMTLGLRHDRVDNDTGVTEQDDTQTSYSAGVLYRFDNGISPYLSYAESFETVVGLDNDNNQLKPEEGRQYEAGIKYELSAIPGFITLAYYDIEVSNLPNPNGLPDEAAQQQGVTSIEGVELEGRLDFGEVTAQFAASVMDAEDPNGFSLSAQPDSNASLWVNYSPLELEALTIGAGVRYVGESVSENGTIRYETPSYTLGDLMVAYELSSNVNLQLNVRNVTDKKYLTSCLFRGDCFPGVRRTVNASLTYSF from the coding sequence ATGAACAAAAAATTACTTAGTTTAGCGGTAACAGCTGTATTGGTGTCTTATGCCAATGCCCAGGAAGGCGACATTAACGCTGCACAGGCTTTGCAGGAAAGTGGCAACGAGGCATCAACGACAGAGCAAATTGCGGTTGAAAAGATAGAGGTACTCGGCACGCGCTCCCCCTTCGGTGCGACTAAGTCTAATACGCCCATCGTTGAACTCGCCCGTACAATTTCCATTGAAACGGCATTAGACTTAAAGCAAAAAGGCGTTTTAAATCTATCCCAATCAGCGACTTATATGGCGGGTGTTACCGGTGAATCTTACGGATACGCCACTCGGGTTGATTCAATATCTTCTAGAGGGTTAAGTATTCCTCGCTATCGCGACTCTATTCAAGAGTTGTTCGGCAGCTACAATTCAACGCGCGCTGAAATTTACACAATGGAACAGGTTGAACTACTTAAAGGGCCAGCTTCTGTGCTTTATGGACAAGGCTCACCGGGCGGCATCATGAACTATGTGTCAAAGACACCCACGTTAGGTAAGGGAAGTGAAGTTGTATTGTCTTACGGAAGTTTCGACCGGGCGCAAATTGGCTTAGATGTAAACGGTAGCCTATCTGAGGATGATAAGTGGGTAGGGCGCTTTGTCGGTATTTATAGAAATGCCGACTCTCAGGTTGATTATGTCAGTGATGACACGCAAGTGCTTATGCCTTCACTTTCTTTTATGCCGTCAGATGATACAACGTTAACATTAATTGGCTTATTTCAGGATACCGATAGCGATACGGCGGCACAGTTTATTCCTGTTGAAGGCACACTATTACCTTTGGCGGATGGTACCTATCTGCCAGATCAAGACGTTTACGCAGGCGAGCCAGGGTTTAATAAATTCGATACTACGTCAAATCAGGTTACCTTACTTGGCGAGCATTTAATTGACGATACCACATCACTTTCATTTACCGCCTTATGGCGAGATGGCGAGGCAGACTATCACCAGGCCTGGCCTACTTTTACCGGTGGTACTCGCTACCTAAACGCCTTTGTAGGAGCGCCTGTTGCGCCTACTGATACCTTTGTTCCAAGAACCTTTTACCAGGCGGACAACACGTTTAATCAACACGCTTTTGATATTCGAGTAAACAAGCCCTTTGCAACGGGTTCTTTTGAGCACGAATTATTAGCGGGTGTGCAATACCAAAATGTTAAAACAGACGCTAACTCAGCTTATTACGCTGGTGGAGGTGTATTACAAGGTGACTTTAGATACATTCTAGATTTAGCCAACCCTGTGTATACAGGTGCGCCAGAGCTAGCAGTTTTTGATTCAATTTATAACGATGCGCCGGAACAAACTGTTACAGATACAGGGCTGTATTTATCAGACCAGGTTACTTATAAAAACTGGCGGATGACGTTGGGGCTACGTCACGACCGCGTTGACAACGATACCGGCGTGACAGAACAAGATGATACGCAAACCTCTTACTCGGCTGGCGTGTTATACCGCTTCGATAACGGCATCTCTCCCTACCTTAGCTATGCTGAGTCATTCGAAACTGTGGTGGGACTGGATAACGACAACAATCAGCTTAAGCCTGAAGAAGGTCGACAATACGAGGCCGGTATTAAGTATGAATTATCTGCTATTCCGGGTTTTATAACGCTAGCGTATTACGATATTGAAGTGTCTAACCTTCCTAATCCAAATGGTTTACCAGATGAAGCCGCGCAGCAGCAGGGCGTTACGTCCATCGAAGGTGTAGAGCTGGAAGGGCGTTTAGACTTTGGCGAAGTAACCGCGCAATTCGCTGCGTCTGTTATGGATGCAGAAGACCCTAACGGTTTCTCGTTATCAGCACAGCCAGACAGCAATGCGTCGCTTTGGGTAAATTACTCTCCCCTTGAGCTGGAGGCTTTAACCATAGGCGCAGGTGTTCGCTATGTCGGCGAATCGGTCTCTGAAAATGGCACAATTCGTTATGAAACACCTAGCTATACATTGGGCGATTTAATGGTGGCGTACGAGCTATCGAGTAACGTGAATTTGCAGCTGAATGTTAGAAACGTTACGGACAAGAAGTACCTAACGTCGTGTTTGTTCAGAGGGGATTGTTTCCCAGGTGTACGTAGAACAGTAAACGCGTCGCTTACCTATTCGTTTTAA
- a CDS encoding PepSY-associated TM helix domain-containing protein: MDKVTKQNALNAHTWVGVFLSVLLFLVCLSGTIAVFHLEFERWEQPHIEEMENVSPQAIEKAMDSFLAEHTEESHHLFVVFPTSDIPRLVVENDHVAYFADSEGNLLEEESVSFTQMLVDLHLYLNLPHSWGMILVSALGSIICTLVITGIIAHKRIGKDAFKLRRGGNGQQAQIDLHNRFGLWAAPFHLIIGITGAYFGMAGIILVVVASLNYGGDRDAVVDQIFTPDPVLTPQEGKPAIGKAFAQMETLAPEKSPIFLTVHEVGEPEQFIEIYAKAPNRMIYAEGYRFDTAGNYIGDAGYEDGEWGKQLVWAMYRLHFGDFAGLTSKWFYLVLGIMLTMLCVSGMEIWLSKKAHPPLASRLWYAIVWGSVSALALTAAVDMFFAGSLIAVFWCLMLFNTAVTVAVKSLTKPVWLMISGLSVLVLLATYAAVHQGAALSIASLQLNIPMAVYVIWSLYRATVLFKRVENVRGYYVGGGLSEVNRGDRNKEDTNEEARGTSVNA; the protein is encoded by the coding sequence ATGGATAAAGTTACAAAACAAAATGCATTAAATGCACATACTTGGGTTGGTGTGTTTTTGAGTGTACTGCTTTTTTTAGTATGCCTTTCAGGTACGATTGCCGTATTCCACCTAGAATTTGAAAGATGGGAACAGCCTCATATTGAAGAGATGGAAAATGTTTCTCCACAGGCGATTGAAAAGGCGATGGATAGCTTCCTAGCCGAACATACCGAAGAGTCTCACCACCTCTTTGTTGTATTTCCTACATCCGATATTCCACGGTTGGTGGTTGAAAACGACCATGTAGCGTATTTTGCTGATAGCGAAGGTAACCTGCTGGAAGAAGAAAGCGTGTCTTTTACGCAAATGCTGGTGGACTTACATTTATACTTAAATTTGCCGCATAGCTGGGGAATGATTTTAGTCAGTGCCCTAGGCTCCATTATTTGTACCTTAGTTATTACAGGGATTATTGCCCATAAACGAATAGGGAAAGATGCATTCAAACTGAGAAGAGGCGGTAATGGTCAGCAGGCCCAGATAGACTTGCACAATCGCTTTGGCCTGTGGGCTGCGCCGTTTCATTTAATTATAGGGATTACGGGTGCCTATTTCGGCATGGCGGGCATTATTTTAGTGGTCGTGGCTTCACTCAACTATGGCGGCGACAGGGATGCAGTTGTTGATCAAATATTCACACCGGACCCCGTATTAACACCCCAAGAAGGTAAACCCGCTATTGGAAAAGCCTTCGCGCAAATGGAAACGCTTGCGCCTGAAAAGTCGCCGATATTCTTAACCGTACATGAAGTCGGTGAGCCAGAGCAATTTATTGAAATTTATGCGAAAGCGCCAAACCGCATGATTTACGCTGAAGGCTATCGTTTCGATACTGCCGGAAACTATATCGGTGATGCTGGCTACGAAGATGGAGAATGGGGCAAGCAGCTTGTATGGGCCATGTACCGACTGCATTTTGGTGATTTTGCTGGCCTAACCAGCAAGTGGTTCTACTTAGTGTTGGGCATTATGCTAACCATGCTTTGTGTTTCTGGTATGGAAATTTGGCTGTCTAAAAAAGCACACCCACCTTTGGCGAGCAGGCTTTGGTACGCCATAGTCTGGGGCAGTGTTAGCGCTCTGGCTTTAACCGCAGCCGTTGATATGTTTTTTGCCGGTTCTCTTATCGCCGTATTTTGGTGCCTAATGTTATTCAATACGGCTGTGACCGTGGCAGTAAAGTCGCTGACAAAGCCAGTGTGGTTGATGATATCTGGGTTAAGTGTACTTGTACTTTTAGCCACTTATGCTGCCGTACATCAAGGTGCTGCGCTTTCTATTGCATCACTTCAGCTAAATATACCAATGGCTGTGTACGTGATCTGGAGCTTATACCGCGCTACTGTGCTATTTAAACGTGTGGAAAACGTTCGCGGCTATTATGTTGGCGGTGGCCTTAGCGAGGTAAATCGAGGCGACAGAAATAAAGAAGACACAAATGAAGAAGCTCGAGGAACGAGTGTTAACGCATAA
- the ahpF gene encoding alkyl hydroperoxide reductase subunit F, with the protein MLTKEILQALKSYAESMQKNVTFVVQTGEHSKREELVKFLSDIASVSEKLNVEERETNGELRSAISFLLEADGEDTGIRFSGIPGGHEFNSLVLAMLHAAGTELKLDDSVQTLVRAVKEPLNFEVFISLSCHNCPEVVQALNQFALINPNIKTEMIDGGLYQNLIQERDIQGVPSVYLNGELFANGKVDGSVLINKLIERDPSLKEANKGDALPLQDVTVIGGGPAGVASAIYSARKGLKVAIVAETFGGQVKDTMGIENLISVPKTTGPELVGNLMEHVRDYDITLKEHVRVDSIEKGNIKTITLSSGEQIRTRTVIVATGARWRELGVPGERENVGNGVAYCPHCDGPFFKGKDVAVIGGGNSGIEAALDLAGIVKSVTVFEFMPELKADQVLIDQAEKRDNITIIKNVATRQITAENGKVNAIEYQDRSTNEVHTRELAGVFVQIGLVPNSQFMKDTVEMTQYGEIIVDTKCHTSEPGIFAAGDVTTVPYKQIVISMGEGAKASLAAFEYLLSHEVVETEDESEAA; encoded by the coding sequence GTGTTAACTAAAGAAATTTTACAAGCATTGAAATCATATGCTGAGTCAATGCAAAAAAACGTAACCTTTGTCGTACAGACCGGTGAACATAGCAAGCGCGAAGAGCTTGTGAAGTTTCTGTCCGACATTGCTTCAGTAAGCGAAAAACTAAACGTAGAAGAACGTGAAACTAATGGTGAACTACGCAGCGCTATCAGCTTTTTATTAGAAGCTGACGGTGAAGATACTGGAATTCGTTTTTCAGGTATTCCGGGTGGCCATGAGTTTAACTCACTTGTACTTGCTATGCTGCACGCAGCAGGCACTGAACTTAAGCTAGATGATAGTGTTCAAACATTGGTTAGAGCCGTTAAAGAACCACTTAACTTTGAAGTATTTATCAGCTTAAGCTGTCACAACTGCCCAGAGGTCGTACAGGCACTTAATCAATTCGCTTTGATTAACCCTAATATCAAGACCGAAATGATCGACGGTGGGCTATATCAAAATCTAATTCAAGAGCGCGACATTCAAGGTGTACCTAGCGTTTACCTTAATGGCGAGCTATTCGCGAACGGTAAAGTTGATGGTTCAGTACTTATCAATAAACTTATCGAGCGCGACCCTAGCCTTAAAGAGGCAAATAAAGGCGACGCATTGCCGCTTCAAGACGTTACTGTTATTGGCGGCGGCCCAGCGGGTGTTGCGTCTGCAATTTACAGTGCACGTAAAGGCCTTAAAGTAGCCATTGTTGCTGAAACTTTTGGTGGTCAGGTTAAAGACACTATGGGTATAGAAAATTTAATCTCTGTACCCAAAACGACAGGGCCTGAACTTGTAGGCAACCTAATGGAGCACGTTCGCGATTACGACATTACGCTTAAAGAGCACGTGCGCGTCGATAGCATTGAAAAAGGTAATATCAAAACTATTACGCTTTCTTCAGGCGAGCAAATTCGCACCCGTACGGTTATTGTCGCAACCGGCGCACGTTGGAGAGAACTGGGTGTCCCCGGTGAAAGAGAGAACGTAGGTAACGGCGTAGCATATTGCCCGCACTGCGATGGTCCTTTCTTTAAAGGTAAAGATGTTGCAGTTATTGGTGGTGGTAACTCAGGTATTGAAGCGGCACTAGATTTGGCAGGTATCGTAAAATCAGTAACGGTATTTGAATTTATGCCGGAACTTAAAGCGGACCAGGTACTTATCGACCAAGCTGAAAAACGCGACAACATTACCATTATTAAAAATGTGGCTACACGTCAAATCACGGCCGAGAATGGCAAAGTGAACGCGATTGAATACCAAGACCGTTCAACTAATGAAGTTCACACTCGCGAACTTGCCGGTGTATTTGTTCAAATTGGCCTTGTACCGAACAGCCAGTTTATGAAGGACACGGTAGAGATGACGCAGTATGGTGAAATCATTGTTGATACTAAATGTCATACTTCTGAGCCTGGTATCTTTGCTGCGGGTGACGTAACAACAGTGCCTTATAAGCAAATCGTTATTTCGATGGGCGAGGGGGCTAAAGCGTCACTAGCCGCCTTTGAATACCTGCTTAGCCATGAAGTGGTTGAAACTGAAGACGAGAGCGAAGCTGCTTAA